The proteins below come from a single Chryseobacterium capnotolerans genomic window:
- the dnaX gene encoding DNA polymerase III subunit gamma/tau, translating to MENFIVSARKYRPQEFDTVVGQSHITDTLEHAIEESQLAQALLFCGPRGVGKTTCARILARKINEKDGSVSEDGFAYNIYELDAASNNSVDDIRELIDQVRFAPQVGKYKVYIIDEVHMLSSAAFNAFLKTLEEPPAHAIFILATTEKHKIIPTILSRCQIYDFKRITIEDIQGHLRNIAQKENIQYEDDALYLIAQKADGALRDALSIFDRLSTFSQRNITLAKAAEVLNILDYDQYLNIVDLAKENKIPEVLSAFNDIVKKGFDPHIFVAGLGNHFRDLMMAQNASTIDLIEVGEKTKSKFVEQGQKWNAQQLIDGIEICNHADINYKNSKNPRLTVEIALMQLASLTANSDVTKKKNS from the coding sequence ATGGAAAATTTTATAGTATCTGCAAGAAAATATCGTCCTCAGGAGTTTGACACAGTTGTAGGACAATCCCATATTACGGATACTTTAGAACATGCAATTGAAGAAAGCCAGCTTGCTCAGGCATTGCTTTTCTGTGGTCCTCGTGGAGTGGGTAAAACTACTTGCGCAAGAATTCTAGCAAGAAAAATCAATGAGAAAGACGGCTCCGTTTCAGAAGATGGATTTGCATATAATATCTATGAATTAGATGCTGCATCCAATAACTCTGTAGATGATATTAGAGAACTGATAGATCAGGTACGCTTTGCACCCCAGGTTGGTAAATACAAAGTATATATCATTGACGAGGTCCATATGCTGTCTTCCGCTGCTTTCAATGCTTTTCTTAAGACGTTGGAAGAACCGCCGGCTCATGCCATTTTCATTTTGGCAACGACGGAAAAGCATAAAATTATTCCAACCATTCTATCCCGTTGTCAGATTTATGATTTTAAAAGAATCACTATTGAAGACATTCAGGGACATTTAAGAAACATAGCTCAAAAAGAAAATATCCAATACGAAGATGATGCCCTTTACCTGATTGCTCAAAAGGCTGATGGAGCATTAAGGGATGCTCTTTCTATCTTCGACAGACTTTCTACATTCTCCCAGAGAAATATTACCCTGGCAAAAGCCGCAGAAGTATTAAACATTCTGGATTACGATCAATATCTGAATATTGTGGACCTTGCCAAGGAAAATAAAATTCCTGAAGTTCTTTCCGCATTTAATGATATCGTTAAAAAAGGTTTTGATCCCCATATTTTTGTTGCCGGACTAGGAAATCATTTCAGAGATCTAATGATGGCTCAGAATGCTTCTACCATAGATTTGATTGAAGTAGGAGAGAAAACAAAATCGAAGTTTGTAGAACAAGGTCAGAAATGGAATGCTCAACAACTGATTGATGGTATCGAGATCTGCAACCATGCGGATATTAATTACAAGAATTCCAAAAACCCAAGACTTACGGTTGAAATTGCATTAATGCAATTGGCTTCGCTGACTGCTAATTCAGACGTTACTAAAAAAAAAAATTCCTGA
- a CDS encoding TetR/AcrR family transcriptional regulator — protein sequence MPRKVVQGPIRDKEKTKQKLLAAVGKILRVKGYSGLKVSKIAAVAGFDKKLIYEYFGSTDKLIDEYIKSQDYWSNNLAGANEIDLSDGGKELSKIALINQFESLKKNKELQKIILWELSEHKPILRKLADEREEMGDVMFKNITDPYFGEDGAKRFRAIMALLISGAYYLNIHTAANGSTFCGLDMKSEEGRSEIEKAISDIVEFAYQDKNK from the coding sequence ATGCCTAGAAAAGTTGTACAGGGTCCTATCAGAGATAAGGAGAAGACCAAACAGAAACTGTTGGCCGCAGTTGGTAAAATTTTAAGAGTAAAAGGTTACTCTGGCCTAAAAGTAAGCAAAATTGCAGCAGTAGCTGGTTTTGATAAAAAATTGATCTACGAGTATTTCGGAAGTACTGATAAGTTGATTGATGAGTATATCAAATCTCAGGATTACTGGAGTAATAATCTTGCAGGCGCTAACGAAATTGACCTTAGTGACGGTGGGAAAGAACTGTCTAAAATTGCTTTGATTAATCAATTCGAAAGCCTTAAGAAGAATAAAGAACTTCAAAAGATTATTCTTTGGGAACTTTCAGAGCATAAACCTATTTTAAGGAAACTTGCCGATGAGCGTGAAGAAATGGGAGATGTAATGTTTAAAAATATTACTGATCCTTATTTTGGTGAAGATGGAGCAAAAAGATTCAGAGCTATTATGGCATTGCTAATTTCCGGGGCTTACTATCTGAATATTCACACCGCTGCTAATGGAAGTACTTTCTGCGGTCTGGATATGAAAAGTGAAGAGGGCCGATCAGAAATAGAAAAAGCAATTAGTGATATTGTTGAGTTTGCTTATCAGGACAAAAATAAATAA
- a CDS encoding aminotransferase class I/II-fold pyridoxal phosphate-dependent enzyme: MSINFTTATFRDFENIPDFDIVKRAEIFYDFLDYMKSNGHMNYRLKNNSGCSSVMNVDIAGKSNDFVSFVSNDYLGFTQHPKVKQAAIDGIQKYGTGAGASPLIGGHFVFHDDLEKKISSFFGRKQEEAVIFTTGYTANSATLQILLQKEDIAIIDMAVHTSVHEGCAFTNTKTFPHNNLEALEHILKSSEDKFRTKLVIIDGIYSQDGDVSPLKDIYNLVKKYNAYLMVDDAHGVGILGETGRGALEDAGLMDKVDFITGTFSKTFGNVGGYVICDKKMAAFIRFQSRQQIFSATAPPSTMGIIKAIELVDEEPMWRIKLWENINYFKKGLNDIGLDTGNTCSAIVPVKIGDPNITGDVGKLLIEHGVYTNPILYPAVARKDARIRMAVMATHERKHLDKTLNAFEDINNKLHIAKKFNNNHA; the protein is encoded by the coding sequence ATGAGCATCAATTTCACAACAGCAACATTTAGGGATTTTGAGAATATCCCAGACTTTGATATAGTTAAAAGAGCTGAAATATTTTATGATTTTTTAGACTATATGAAATCGAATGGACACATGAATTACAGATTGAAAAATAACTCAGGATGTAGTTCCGTGATGAATGTAGATATAGCAGGAAAGTCAAATGATTTTGTAAGTTTTGTTTCTAATGATTATCTTGGTTTTACACAACATCCGAAAGTGAAACAAGCTGCCATTGATGGAATACAGAAATATGGAACCGGAGCAGGAGCCTCGCCACTTATTGGAGGGCATTTTGTTTTTCATGATGATCTGGAAAAAAAGATATCTTCTTTTTTTGGAAGAAAGCAGGAAGAAGCAGTGATATTTACAACAGGATATACAGCGAACAGTGCAACTCTTCAGATTTTATTACAAAAAGAAGATATCGCAATTATAGATATGGCTGTACATACCAGTGTACATGAAGGATGTGCTTTTACTAATACAAAAACATTTCCTCATAATAATTTGGAAGCTTTGGAACACATTTTGAAGTCATCTGAAGATAAATTTCGTACAAAGCTAGTTATCATTGACGGTATTTATTCACAGGATGGTGATGTGTCTCCTTTGAAAGATATCTATAATTTAGTGAAAAAATACAATGCCTATTTAATGGTAGATGATGCTCATGGAGTAGGAATCCTGGGAGAAACAGGAAGAGGAGCATTGGAAGATGCTGGTTTGATGGATAAAGTTGATTTTATTACAGGGACATTCAGTAAAACGTTCGGTAATGTAGGAGGTTATGTGATCTGTGATAAAAAGATGGCGGCTTTTATAAGATTTCAGTCCCGCCAGCAAATATTTTCTGCAACAGCTCCGCCGTCTACAATGGGGATTATCAAAGCAATTGAACTTGTAGATGAAGAGCCGATGTGGCGTATTAAGCTTTGGGAAAATATAAATTACTTTAAAAAAGGATTGAATGATATAGGATTAGATACAGGAAATACCTGTTCCGCAATTGTTCCGGTGAAAATAGGAGATCCTAATATAACCGGAGATGTAGGAAAGCTCCTTATAGAGCATGGTGTTTATACTAATCCCATATTATATCCGGCAGTAGCGAGGAAAGATGCAAGAATCAGAATGGCTGTAATGGCTACTCATGAGAGAAAACATTTAGACAAAACGCTAAATGCATTTGAAGATATCAATAATAAATTGCATATTGCAAAAAAATTTAATAACAACCATGCCTAG
- a CDS encoding helix-turn-helix domain-containing protein, which translates to MKRSEEITHHYFDFLENHIQQVISGEVPEFMEVNEIAGQLAISHKHLTDTIKKETGRHPCSFYDEKIIQRAKQMLADSDHSVAEIARIFTYDPSNFSKFFKKMTGVTPGDFRKSSQTRP; encoded by the coding sequence ATGAAAAGAAGTGAAGAAATAACCCATCACTATTTTGATTTTTTAGAAAATCATATCCAACAAGTGATTTCGGGAGAGGTTCCTGAGTTTATGGAGGTCAATGAAATTGCTGGTCAGCTTGCCATTTCACACAAACACCTTACCGATACTATTAAAAAAGAAACAGGCCGGCATCCCTGTTCCTTTTATGACGAAAAAATTATCCAGCGGGCCAAGCAAATGCTTGCTGATTCGGATCATTCTGTAGCAGAGATTGCCAGGATATTTACTTATGACCCCTCCAATTTTTCAAAATTCTTTAAAAAAATGACAGGCGTAACCCCCGGCGATTTCAGGAAGTCATCTCAAACCAGGCCTTAA
- a CDS encoding sensor histidine kinase, translating to MFYGWKFNKLYLGTLNNGLNVLKLSDFYVAKKKEDFSNNVYYASLPFSKSTIIAEDGTEFGRDGIVKKHPFGNNDNYLMMYDKAGNILIRKRSSVIKFYKDSGYKRKDSTFIKQGFQAFLQSGSLYGASFSDSSKSQLQIFKKDPFTKPDYTYEFDGFVNTFFQYDENEILVGNSNALYSITLGSKTITPIHKNIHVKSIIKTKDNLIWVMTNKNGFYLLKDRKLIKMPTDRSNNLMSAHYILEDRKGFYWISSNNGLFKVPKKQLLQYAQDRKSPVYYYRFTKRDGFLTNEFNGSSQPNAYALENGDFVFPSMDGFVFFNPDTVRTFYPDKNKIYIERVRIGNSEPQYFRHTLDLHSDYKTAEVFIDIPYYSNLENLYLEAKVSGKENSEWEPITTGKELKYTLSNLAPGDYTLNVRMLISPDGQFEQKSIQFKIQPFFYQTLLFRVSASIIILIIIIVIVQLMTNFLRIKNRVLKQIVHNKNSELKEISLTLEGVKSDLRKETEYQKKLVETISHDITTPIRFIAMLSQKLHESDDLELQKKYFDSIYKSSEQLYQFTLNLKEYTELYKAENIFEEEEYPVNKILEIKKKLFCEIAKERGTKIINIVENKVYSQVNESILTAIIHNILDNAVKNTFDGEIYLDAIEINQKISITISDTGIGMPDEQINMYMSLFKNPKLDTPSFKGKGLGLHMVIHLVKKINAEISFRHNQPQGTVVELMLNKN from the coding sequence ATGTTTTATGGATGGAAATTCAACAAACTTTATCTCGGAACCCTTAATAATGGCTTGAATGTTCTGAAACTCTCTGATTTCTATGTAGCCAAGAAAAAAGAGGATTTCTCGAACAACGTTTATTACGCTTCATTACCTTTCAGTAAAAGCACGATCATTGCTGAGGATGGAACTGAATTCGGGAGAGACGGAATAGTGAAAAAGCACCCTTTTGGCAATAATGACAACTATCTTATGATGTATGATAAAGCCGGAAATATACTGATCCGGAAAAGAAGCAGTGTCATTAAATTTTACAAGGATTCCGGTTATAAAAGAAAAGATTCTACTTTTATAAAACAGGGGTTTCAAGCTTTCTTACAAAGTGGAAGTTTGTATGGAGCTTCATTTTCCGATTCTTCAAAAAGCCAGCTTCAGATTTTTAAGAAAGATCCGTTTACAAAACCGGATTACACTTATGAATTTGATGGTTTTGTCAATACTTTTTTCCAATACGATGAAAATGAAATTTTAGTAGGTAACAGTAATGCTCTTTATTCTATTACTTTAGGAAGCAAGACTATCACTCCTATTCACAAAAATATTCATGTAAAAAGTATTATCAAAACGAAAGATAATCTGATTTGGGTGATGACCAATAAAAACGGGTTTTATCTTCTCAAAGATCGGAAGCTTATAAAAATGCCGACTGATAGAAGTAATAATCTTATGTCTGCTCATTATATTCTGGAAGATAGAAAGGGTTTCTATTGGATATCTTCTAATAATGGTCTTTTCAAAGTTCCAAAGAAACAACTTCTGCAGTATGCACAAGACAGGAAAAGTCCGGTCTATTATTACCGCTTCACAAAAAGAGATGGTTTTTTGACCAATGAATTCAATGGAAGCTCACAACCTAACGCTTATGCATTGGAAAATGGAGATTTTGTATTTCCTTCGATGGATGGATTTGTATTTTTTAATCCGGACACCGTCAGAACTTTTTATCCGGATAAAAACAAAATCTATATAGAAAGGGTAAGAATCGGAAATTCTGAACCTCAATATTTCCGTCATACTCTTGATCTTCACAGTGATTATAAAACAGCGGAAGTCTTTATTGATATTCCTTATTATTCTAATCTGGAAAACCTTTATTTGGAGGCAAAAGTTTCTGGTAAAGAAAACTCAGAATGGGAGCCGATCACTACTGGAAAAGAACTTAAATACACACTCAGCAACCTTGCTCCGGGAGATTATACTCTGAATGTCCGGATGCTGATTTCTCCGGATGGACAATTTGAACAAAAGTCTATCCAATTTAAGATTCAACCCTTTTTTTATCAAACATTATTATTCCGTGTTTCTGCATCCATTATTATTCTGATTATCATCATTGTGATTGTTCAGCTGATGACGAATTTTTTAAGAATAAAAAACAGGGTACTCAAGCAGATTGTCCATAATAAGAATTCGGAATTAAAGGAAATTTCTCTTACCCTTGAGGGAGTGAAAAGTGATTTACGCAAAGAAACTGAATACCAGAAAAAGCTGGTGGAGACTATCAGTCATGATATTACCACTCCTATCAGATTTATCGCCATGCTTTCGCAGAAACTTCATGAATCTGATGATCTGGAACTTCAGAAAAAGTACTTTGACAGTATTTATAAATCTTCTGAGCAGCTTTATCAATTTACTCTGAACTTAAAAGAATATACAGAACTGTATAAGGCAGAGAATATTTTTGAAGAAGAAGAATATCCCGTCAACAAGATTTTAGAGATCAAGAAAAAGCTCTTCTGTGAAATTGCAAAAGAAAGAGGAACAAAAATCATTAATATTGTAGAAAATAAAGTCTACTCTCAAGTTAATGAAAGTATTTTAACAGCTATTATTCATAATATTCTTGATAATGCTGTAAAAAACACCTTTGATGGAGAAATATATCTTGATGCAATAGAAATCAATCAGAAAATTTCCATTACAATCTCTGATACAGGAATAGGAATGCCTGATGAACAGATTAATATGTACATGAGTTTATTTAAAAACCCAAAATTGGACACCCCTAGTTTCAAAGGAAAAGGTCTTGGATTGCACATGGTTATTCATTTGGTCAAAAAAATAAATGCTGAAATCAGTTTCAGGCACAACCAGCCCCAGGGCACCGTTGTGGAATTAATGCTCAATAAAAACTAA
- a CDS encoding response regulator transcription factor — protein sequence MNERILIADDHYVVRAGTALVLESGFPELKIDFAENYAQVKKMLESQDYSLIILDIDMPGTQYKKMISELKSIQNDIKILVFSGYDKDVAIQYIREGAEGYLNKQSSEEEIKNAVRNVIEKGYFYPAELIGLIIQNKKSNPAEKLSSREYEIFKLLADGNGNLEIANRLNIQMSTVSTYKKEFSRSLMLPILQNSLRCMK from the coding sequence ATGAATGAAAGAATCTTAATTGCTGATGATCACTATGTAGTCAGAGCAGGAACCGCTTTAGTCCTCGAATCGGGGTTTCCTGAACTGAAAATAGATTTTGCAGAAAACTATGCACAAGTAAAGAAAATGCTGGAGTCCCAGGATTACAGCCTTATTATTTTGGATATTGATATGCCTGGAACCCAATATAAAAAAATGATTTCTGAACTCAAAAGCATACAGAATGATATAAAAATACTTGTATTTTCCGGATATGACAAAGATGTAGCGATACAGTATATCCGAGAAGGTGCTGAGGGCTATCTGAATAAACAGAGCAGTGAGGAAGAGATTAAAAATGCGGTGCGAAACGTTATTGAAAAAGGATATTTTTACCCTGCAGAACTTATTGGGCTGATCATTCAGAACAAAAAAAGCAACCCTGCTGAAAAATTATCGTCCCGTGAATACGAAATTTTTAAGCTTTTAGCAGACGGAAATGGAAATCTTGAAATTGCTAATAGGCTGAACATTCAGATGTCAACCGTAAGTACTTACAAAAAAGAATTTTCCAGAAGCTTGATGTTGCCAATATTGCAGAACTCATTAAGGTGTATGAAATGA
- a CDS encoding MFS transporter gives MNPLEKADQGSRRFRYIKLCIFFSGLSVFAQLYLFQPMLPMAAEQFKVSVGDTSLLVSSSTIGMALGLLFFAFKADSYSRKGLMTFSLVSSALLTIISTWIPSLSLLIAIGICKGFVVSGVSAVALAYLTEEVNASVIGAAISMYLSGNTIGGMSGRILATILAGEFGWRNAVLVIGIESLVLGVVFWKLFPKSKFFNPQKTDYHLKVKQMKFFLTNPYMLRLYLIAALVMGAFVSVYNYLTFRLEAQPFSLSHFIIAFIFLMYIFGVFGTMTVGRLSKKISSNTILKSSILSMLVGALLLLSENLYILIFGLGLFTFSFFAAHTMASQMAALYAKRGKSSATSIYWLFYYFGSSILGSGTGYLLHSYSWNVFIAFLVIAVVTALLLATANRSQKK, from the coding sequence ATGAATCCATTGGAAAAAGCAGATCAGGGAAGCCGACGTTTCCGATATATAAAACTTTGTATTTTCTTTTCCGGACTTTCGGTATTTGCACAGCTTTATCTTTTTCAGCCAATGCTGCCCATGGCCGCAGAACAGTTCAAAGTATCTGTTGGAGATACTTCTCTTCTGGTTTCATCATCCACCATCGGAATGGCATTGGGCTTACTATTCTTCGCTTTTAAAGCAGACAGTTATTCGAGGAAGGGCTTGATGACTTTTTCATTAGTTTCTTCTGCTTTACTGACCATTATTTCAACATGGATTCCGAGTCTCAGTCTTCTGATCGCTATCGGGATTTGTAAAGGGTTTGTCGTTTCCGGGGTTTCGGCAGTAGCCCTTGCCTATCTTACAGAAGAAGTAAACGCATCGGTCATAGGAGCGGCCATCAGTATGTACCTTAGCGGGAATACCATCGGTGGAATGAGCGGAAGAATATTAGCCACCATTCTTGCGGGAGAATTTGGCTGGCGCAATGCTGTTTTGGTGATCGGAATAGAAAGCCTGGTTCTGGGAGTGGTATTCTGGAAATTATTTCCAAAATCAAAGTTTTTCAATCCACAAAAAACTGATTATCACCTTAAGGTAAAACAAATGAAGTTTTTCCTTACCAATCCTTATATGCTTCGGTTGTACCTCATAGCAGCCCTTGTGATGGGTGCTTTTGTAAGTGTATACAACTACCTGACTTTCAGATTAGAGGCTCAGCCTTTTTCTTTAAGTCATTTTATTATCGCTTTTATATTCCTCATGTATATTTTCGGAGTTTTCGGAACAATGACTGTTGGCCGGCTTTCCAAAAAGATTTCTTCCAACACTATTCTTAAATCTTCTATTCTCAGTATGCTGGTTGGAGCTTTGTTACTGCTGTCTGAAAACCTTTATATTCTCATTTTTGGCCTTGGATTATTCACTTTTTCCTTTTTTGCAGCCCACACTATGGCAAGCCAGATGGCTGCCCTTTATGCCAAACGAGGCAAATCTTCAGCCACTTCCATTTACTGGTTGTTCTATTATTTTGGATCAAGTATTTTAGGAAGCGGGACCGGCTATCTTCTTCATTCTTATTCATGGAATGTTTTTATTGCTTTTCTTGTGATTGCTGTAGTAACAGCCCTTCTTCTGGCAACCGCTAACCGTTCTCAAAAAAAATAA
- a CDS encoding DoxX family protein, which yields MILKIINSILILTAVFMGFKQGTAMFSGKPEMTAMFGKWGFDKTGLMINGAITILASLLILFPKTFVWGNFLMAAGILLIICFHLMEKDFKGVLIELPFLFLNLLIIYLQHPLKN from the coding sequence ATGATTTTAAAAATTATTAATTCCATCCTTATTCTTACTGCCGTTTTTATGGGTTTTAAACAGGGAACTGCCATGTTCTCCGGAAAACCTGAAATGACTGCTATGTTTGGAAAATGGGGGTTTGACAAAACCGGACTGATGATTAATGGAGCTATCACAATCCTGGCTTCACTATTGATACTGTTTCCTAAAACATTTGTCTGGGGAAACTTTTTAATGGCTGCAGGTATTTTGTTGATTATCTGTTTTCATTTGATGGAAAAGGATTTTAAAGGAGTCCTCATAGAGCTTCCCTTTCTTTTCCTCAACTTGTTGATTATTTATCTTCAGCATCCTCTTAAAAATTAG
- a CDS encoding tetratricopeptide repeat protein, producing the protein MFYSYNLLFLFLLCCAGSAYGQEAFSRERFDSILLKKTESLRIQGDYENLVRLNKDYLNLAEEKEYKEGIILCYINISNISATIGNYKRGLSYLSLAEKELKNVNSPVLKARLYQEHGQLNGVIGLYKSALELNAKGLYYLKNISDAEKRKFYLYRLYANRADFLYKANKADSAYIYLQKGKRIDGQGVLLNTLLAKHHLMYTKRKDSALIYLQKASEKIVNTGKVNVQSGFVYLTYGDYFFTLEDYKTALEYYNKALDYYSKTNRLYNIPGVYESIAKTYKMLHEPQKEEEAMQKYTEEKTALDNIQNEAINISIDHMLSDKAEESNGFQKKIYLSIGLIIILSLMIFILFYRYNRALRQKKNEFKSEALSLKSKINDSFDELVGLAKKNDSTFLTRFQEIYPEFCPRLLEINPRLGASELAFCAMIKLNFSSKEIAEYTFIQHKSVQQKKHRLRKKLNVPTEQELFIFFDSL; encoded by the coding sequence ATGTTTTATTCATATAATCTCTTGTTTTTATTCCTTTTGTGTTGTGCCGGATCAGCGTATGGTCAGGAAGCATTTTCACGTGAAAGGTTTGATAGCATTCTGCTTAAGAAAACAGAGTCACTCCGAATTCAAGGAGATTATGAAAACCTTGTCCGCCTTAATAAAGACTATTTGAATCTGGCGGAAGAAAAGGAGTATAAGGAAGGAATTATCCTTTGTTACATCAATATTTCCAATATTTCAGCAACCATAGGGAATTATAAAAGAGGATTATCTTATCTTTCTCTGGCTGAAAAAGAACTTAAGAATGTTAATAGCCCGGTATTAAAGGCAAGGCTGTATCAGGAACATGGCCAGCTGAATGGGGTAATAGGACTCTATAAAAGTGCGTTGGAACTGAATGCGAAAGGCTTATATTATCTTAAAAATATTTCAGATGCAGAGAAAAGAAAGTTTTATCTGTATAGACTTTATGCCAACAGGGCTGATTTTTTGTATAAAGCGAATAAAGCAGATTCAGCATACATTTATTTGCAGAAAGGGAAAAGGATTGACGGTCAGGGAGTTCTTTTGAATACACTTTTGGCTAAGCATCATCTGATGTACACTAAAAGGAAAGACTCTGCCCTCATCTATCTTCAGAAAGCTTCAGAGAAAATTGTTAATACCGGTAAAGTAAATGTTCAAAGTGGATTCGTATATCTCACCTATGGAGATTATTTTTTTACATTGGAGGATTACAAAACAGCATTGGAATATTATAATAAAGCATTGGATTACTATAGTAAAACAAACAGGCTGTATAATATCCCTGGAGTCTATGAATCTATAGCTAAAACCTACAAGATGCTGCATGAACCTCAGAAAGAAGAAGAGGCAATGCAAAAATATACAGAAGAGAAAACAGCTCTCGACAATATTCAGAATGAAGCGATCAATATTTCAATAGATCATATGCTGAGTGATAAAGCAGAAGAATCCAATGGTTTTCAAAAGAAGATCTATCTTTCTATTGGCTTGATAATTATTTTGTCGTTGATGATATTTATTTTATTCTACAGGTATAACCGGGCATTAAGACAAAAGAAAAATGAATTTAAAAGTGAGGCACTTTCGTTGAAAAGTAAAATCAATGATTCTTTTGATGAATTGGTAGGGCTCGCTAAAAAAAATGATTCTACATTTTTGACAAGATTCCAGGAAATCTATCCTGAGTTTTGTCCTAGACTTCTGGAGATCAATCCAAGACTTGGGGCTTCAGAATTGGCATTCTGTGCAATGATAAAGCTTAATTTCAGCTCAAAAGAAATTGCCGAATATACCTTTATACAACATAAATCTGTACAGCAGAAAAAACACAGATTGCGAAAAAAGCTGAATGTTCCTACTGAACAAGAACTGTTTATTTTCTTCGATTCTTTATAA
- a CDS encoding Crp/Fnr family transcriptional regulator, producing MDTDIIVSQLTEHFQEIVPLKKEEIDLVIQKLEFIQLKKKEYLLREGQISRHMRFIAQGSLYAYHIDEKGKENITQLGIENWWINDLYSYLSELPSRMFIQANEDAVIVQISKSNLELLYKEIPAISEFWRLKMQSAYVTLQERTFEHSRVDAYTKYRNFVSAYRNIEQRFPQYMIASYLGITVEYLSYLRKKHLSDVS from the coding sequence ATGGATACAGATATTATCGTTTCGCAGCTTACAGAACATTTTCAGGAAATTGTCCCTTTAAAAAAGGAAGAAATTGACCTTGTGATTCAAAAACTGGAATTTATTCAGCTTAAAAAGAAAGAATATCTGCTCCGTGAAGGACAAATTTCAAGACATATGCGATTCATTGCCCAGGGAAGTTTATATGCTTATCATATTGATGAAAAAGGTAAGGAAAATATCACTCAGCTCGGTATTGAAAACTGGTGGATTAATGATTTGTACAGCTATCTGAGCGAGCTTCCTTCAAGAATGTTTATTCAGGCTAACGAAGATGCTGTAATTGTTCAAATCAGTAAAAGTAATTTGGAACTCTTATATAAAGAAATTCCTGCCATCTCCGAATTCTGGCGTCTAAAAATGCAATCAGCCTATGTTACTTTACAAGAAAGAACGTTTGAACATTCAAGAGTGGACGCTTACACCAAATACAGAAACTTTGTATCTGCTTACCGTAATATTGAGCAGCGCTTTCCACAATATATGATTGCTTCTTACCTGGGAATTACTGTAGAGTACCTTAGTTATTTAAGAAAAAAGCACCTGTCTGACGTTTCTTAA
- a CDS encoding DoxX family protein: MKKNIDLGLLISRIAIGFPMSVYGVNKLIHGIGFIEDMMTMHGLPSFFAYGVFAGEIIAPIMLMLGFRTRLAGLIFAANCFTATVLAQTANIFKLNDFGGWALELLVIYMLVGISFFFAGAGKYAVSTANKWD, translated from the coding sequence ATGAAAAAGAACATTGACTTAGGACTATTAATCAGCAGAATCGCCATTGGATTTCCAATGTCAGTATATGGAGTAAATAAGTTGATTCACGGAATAGGATTTATTGAAGATATGATGACCATGCACGGTTTGCCTTCCTTCTTTGCCTATGGAGTATTTGCAGGTGAAATTATAGCTCCTATTATGCTGATGCTGGGCTTCAGAACAAGGCTTGCAGGTTTAATTTTTGCAGCCAACTGCTTTACTGCAACCGTTCTTGCCCAAACGGCTAATATTTTCAAACTGAATGACTTTGGAGGCTGGGCATTGGAATTATTAGTGATCTATATGTTAGTGGGAATTAGTTTTTTCTTTGCAGGAGCTGGGAAATATGCGGTTTCTACGGCAAATAAGTGGGATTAA